The proteins below are encoded in one region of Polycladomyces zharkentensis:
- a CDS encoding DUF948 domain-containing protein: MWIAISLMVIAVSFLVLVIFLVISLMKWNHAVESVEKAVQQVEEQLSETLRESRSTMQEVRMLVADVREKTGRIDPLLRSLHTAGTSLQELSTGLHQQVISVRRRLGGLLSVVGAVLEWFLQRQGPRDK; the protein is encoded by the coding sequence ATGTGGATTGCAATCAGTTTGATGGTGATCGCGGTTTCGTTTTTGGTATTGGTCATTTTTTTGGTCATTTCCTTAATGAAATGGAATCATGCGGTGGAATCGGTGGAAAAAGCCGTTCAACAAGTGGAGGAACAATTGTCGGAGACATTGCGGGAATCCCGGTCCACTATGCAGGAAGTGCGGATGTTGGTTGCCGATGTCCGTGAGAAGACCGGCCGGATTGATCCGCTTCTTCGATCGCTCCACACCGCGGGGACCAGTTTGCAGGAGCTTTCCACCGGTCTTCATCAACAAGTGATATCGGTGCGCCGCCGACTGGGCGGTTTGTTGTCCGTGGTGGGGGCGGTTTTGGAGTGGTTTCTTCAACGGCAGGGACCCCGCGATAAATAA
- a CDS encoding EamA family transporter: MNKEIVYALLAALSFGIAPVFEKLGLARTDPALALFIRASVTTMLVTSFLVTSGKAHLFRTTDVQSLVFVVLGGVFGVLFAQFFYFKALQYGEIGRVMPIVGGFPVIAYFFSIIVFGESVTITKMIGVVLVVAGVLLLGDTKGS, encoded by the coding sequence ATGAATAAAGAAATTGTGTACGCGCTCTTGGCTGCGCTCAGTTTCGGGATCGCGCCCGTTTTTGAAAAGCTGGGATTGGCTCGGACCGATCCCGCCTTGGCGCTGTTCATCCGCGCGTCAGTCACAACGATGCTGGTCACTTCGTTTCTGGTGACTTCCGGCAAAGCACACCTGTTTCGTACCACAGACGTCCAGTCGTTGGTGTTTGTCGTGCTCGGCGGTGTATTTGGTGTGCTGTTCGCCCAGTTTTTTTATTTTAAAGCTTTGCAATACGGAGAGATCGGCCGTGTTATGCCGATCGTGGGCGGCTTCCCCGTTATCGCCTATTTCTTTTCCATTATTGTGTTTGGCGAATCGGTTACCATTACCAAAATGATAGGCGTTGTGTTGGTGGTGGCAGGGGTGCTGCTGTTGGGAGACACCAAAGGATCTTGA
- the ytxJ gene encoding bacillithiol system redox-active protein YtxJ yields the protein MSELPLITSEEQWESWLEDSRKQPLLLLKHSTQCPISAGAFEAFRAFAGTSQAESVRMGVVTVIEHRPVSNAIAERLQVKHESPQALLIKDGKAVWHASHWNVTEESLAQAVAAHIEK from the coding sequence ATGAGCGAGTTGCCGTTGATCACCTCGGAGGAACAATGGGAGTCTTGGTTGGAAGATTCCCGGAAACAGCCGTTGTTGTTGTTGAAACACAGTACCCAATGCCCGATCAGTGCCGGAGCATTTGAAGCGTTTCGCGCTTTTGCCGGCACCTCGCAGGCCGAATCCGTCCGTATGGGCGTGGTCACCGTGATTGAACATCGTCCGGTCTCCAACGCCATCGCGGAACGGCTGCAAGTCAAGCATGAATCACCGCAAGCATTGCTCATCAAGGATGGAAAAGCCGTCTGGCACGCTTCCCATTGGAACGTGACGGAAGAAAGTCTGGCACAAGCAGTAGCCGCACACATTGAAAAATAG
- a CDS encoding RNA polymerase sigma factor has translation MSSKEMRVSSRKLVADDFMERLQQHRRYLYHIAYRLTGNPEDAKDLTQETIWQAHRKSNKYVYEKSLKAWLRTMMTNRFRDQKRKKSLKLVALEDAFIHSEPPPTTSMASVEEQVEQRLLLERVKEEIQNLPEIYRRVIVLRHFYSLSYTEISKELEIPEGTVKTQLFRARKMLKERLSKKG, from the coding sequence ATGAGCTCAAAGGAAATGCGAGTCTCGTCGCGGAAGTTGGTGGCGGATGATTTTATGGAGCGCCTGCAACAGCACCGGCGTTACCTGTATCATATCGCCTACCGACTGACGGGAAACCCCGAAGACGCCAAAGATCTGACGCAGGAGACGATCTGGCAAGCACATCGCAAATCCAACAAATACGTTTACGAGAAGTCGCTGAAAGCATGGTTGCGGACGATGATGACCAATCGTTTCCGGGACCAAAAGCGGAAAAAAAGTTTGAAGCTGGTCGCGCTGGAAGACGCGTTTATTCATTCAGAACCCCCTCCGACCACCAGTATGGCCTCGGTGGAGGAGCAGGTGGAACAACGTTTGCTTCTGGAACGGGTGAAAGAGGAGATTCAAAATCTGCCCGAGATTTATCGGCGCGTCATCGTATTGCGTCATTTTTACTCCCTGTCATATACTGAGATCAGTAAAGAATTGGAGATCCCGGAGGGAACAGTCAAAACGCAGCTGTTTCGTGCGCGGAAGATGTTGAAGGAACGTTTGTCGAAAAAAGGGTAA
- a CDS encoding isocitrate/isopropylmalate family dehydrogenase yields the protein MSNVKSIVVMKGDQTGQELLEEALRVLDPNVIGLDLEFLEFDLSLENRRKTNNQVVLEAAQAMKRTGFGLKAATITPEEKGDVGSPNAILRREIDGKVIVRTGRRIPGVRPVAGTYAPISIIRMAVGDAYGAKEWREGEGMDEVAYRTEKIDRKTCRAVAEFAFRHAKKTNAKVFGGPKYTVSPVYEGMLKEEMDAASKRYPEVRYEPQLIDATYALLLNSSGEPMVIPALNRDGDCLSDMVLQLFGSIAGAESILMSFDEDFNPKVVMAEAPHGTAPSLYGKNIANPMAMILAGASLLTYFNDPKASAASRAIYEATIETVREGVRTADLGGNATTTEFTNEIINKVQTKLEVWNTLQGF from the coding sequence ATGTCGAATGTCAAATCGATCGTCGTGATGAAAGGGGACCAGACGGGTCAGGAGTTGTTGGAAGAAGCACTGCGTGTTCTCGATCCCAACGTGATCGGATTGGACTTGGAGTTTCTGGAATTTGACCTCAGTCTGGAAAACCGCCGGAAAACGAACAACCAAGTCGTATTGGAAGCGGCGCAAGCGATGAAACGGACCGGATTCGGTCTGAAAGCGGCCACGATTACACCTGAGGAAAAAGGGGATGTGGGCAGTCCCAACGCCATCCTGCGGCGGGAAATCGACGGCAAGGTGATCGTCCGAACAGGACGCAGAATCCCCGGTGTGCGACCGGTCGCCGGTACGTATGCCCCGATCTCCATCATTCGGATGGCGGTCGGTGATGCCTATGGCGCCAAGGAATGGCGCGAAGGCGAAGGAATGGATGAAGTGGCGTACCGGACGGAAAAAATCGACCGCAAAACGTGCCGTGCCGTGGCTGAGTTCGCCTTCCGCCACGCCAAGAAGACAAACGCCAAAGTGTTCGGAGGCCCCAAATACACCGTCAGTCCGGTATACGAAGGCATGCTGAAGGAAGAAATGGACGCGGCCAGCAAGCGGTATCCCGAAGTGCGCTACGAGCCGCAACTGATCGATGCCACTTATGCCTTGCTGCTCAACAGCTCGGGAGAACCGATGGTGATCCCGGCCCTCAACCGGGACGGTGATTGCCTGAGTGATATGGTATTGCAGTTGTTCGGATCGATCGCCGGTGCCGAATCGATCCTGATGAGCTTCGACGAAGATTTCAACCCGAAAGTGGTAATGGCGGAAGCGCCGCACGGGACTGCTCCTTCGTTGTATGGCAAAAATATCGCCAATCCCATGGCCATGATACTGGCAGGTGCTTCTCTGCTCACTTATTTCAATGATCCCAAAGCCAGCGCCGCCTCTCGCGCCATTTACGAAGCCACGATCGAAACGGTGCGCGAAGGAGTGCGAACAGCCGATTTGGGCGGCAACGCCACGACAACTGAATTCACCAATGAAATCATCAACAAGGTGCAAACCAAACTGGAAGTGTGGAACACGCTGCAAGGTTTCTGA
- the nagZ gene encoding beta-N-acetylhexosaminidase → MNHGRIGRWSITALVVWVLICLPSAVPSPLNIHSPLPEVDATWVNRTLARMSLDEKVGQMFMVGFQPDRWGSSAGLSAHARELIRRHHVGGVILFSRNIQNPRQVGELTNQLQQMAVAFEPHVPLLIAVDQEGGEITRVDGATEFPGNMAQGATFDPDTAYASAKTVGRELRAMGINLNLAPVLDVNNNPANPVIGVRSFGENPRMVAEMGTSAIRGYHEGEVLTAVKHFPGHGDTHVDSHVGLPSVTHDRKRLDAVELVPFREAIRGGADMVMTAHITFPAIDPAPGTPVTLSHRALTGLLREELGFQGVIITDDMEMGAIAKRFGTPQAAVRAIQAGADMVLVAHSLSAQRSAIAAVKQAVQSGKISEERIDESVRRILRLKAERLGKHAVAKQVYAHPDEAERVVGSPQAARQAEAVAARAVTLVQDPDRRLPLRPGWLPRVLVVSPEKPVALSRLLSDAGFRVETLGIDADPAAAERRRVVESAKDADAVVVGLTGAVLHPQQAELVRQLEGTGKPVIALGLNTPYDVAKLPRNTTYLALYGSNPVLLDAAVKALTGRMPLKGRLPVSIPGKYAAGAGMLIDRTAQPGR, encoded by the coding sequence ATGAATCATGGACGGATCGGCAGGTGGAGCATCACAGCATTGGTGGTGTGGGTGTTGATCTGTCTTCCGTCGGCCGTTCCGAGTCCGCTCAACATCCACAGCCCGTTGCCGGAGGTGGACGCCACTTGGGTGAACAGGACGTTGGCCCGAATGAGTCTGGACGAAAAAGTGGGCCAGATGTTTATGGTGGGTTTCCAACCGGACAGATGGGGATCGTCCGCCGGCCTCTCGGCCCATGCCCGTGAACTGATCCGCCGTCATCATGTGGGCGGTGTCATCCTGTTTTCGCGCAACATCCAAAACCCCCGCCAGGTGGGGGAGTTGACCAATCAGTTGCAACAGATGGCCGTGGCGTTTGAGCCGCATGTACCACTGTTGATCGCTGTCGACCAGGAGGGTGGGGAAATCACCCGAGTCGACGGGGCGACGGAGTTTCCCGGCAATATGGCACAGGGGGCTACGTTTGATCCGGATACCGCATACGCATCGGCCAAAACGGTGGGACGGGAATTGCGCGCCATGGGGATCAACCTCAATTTGGCCCCGGTGTTGGATGTAAACAACAATCCGGCCAACCCGGTGATCGGGGTTCGTTCGTTTGGCGAAAACCCCCGGATGGTGGCTGAGATGGGCACGTCAGCCATCCGCGGTTACCATGAGGGGGAGGTGCTGACAGCGGTCAAGCATTTTCCGGGACATGGCGACACCCATGTCGATTCGCATGTCGGACTGCCGTCGGTAACCCATGATCGCAAACGGCTGGATGCGGTTGAGCTGGTGCCGTTTCGGGAAGCCATCAGGGGTGGTGCCGATATGGTCATGACCGCACACATCACCTTTCCGGCGATCGATCCTGCACCGGGTACGCCCGTCACGTTATCTCACCGGGCGTTGACCGGTCTATTGCGGGAGGAGCTGGGTTTTCAGGGAGTGATTATTACGGACGACATGGAAATGGGCGCCATCGCCAAACGATTCGGTACACCGCAAGCCGCCGTTCGGGCCATCCAGGCGGGAGCGGACATGGTCCTGGTTGCCCACTCTCTTTCCGCACAACGATCCGCGATTGCGGCGGTCAAACAGGCAGTCCAAAGCGGAAAGATTTCCGAAGAGCGGATCGATGAGTCGGTTCGTCGCATTTTACGTCTAAAAGCGGAGCGGCTGGGCAAACATGCCGTCGCCAAACAAGTGTATGCGCACCCGGACGAAGCGGAGCGGGTGGTGGGATCACCACAGGCGGCCCGGCAAGCCGAAGCGGTTGCCGCACGCGCCGTCACGTTGGTGCAGGATCCGGACCGACGTCTGCCCTTGCGCCCCGGGTGGTTACCGCGTGTGCTGGTGGTTTCACCCGAAAAACCGGTGGCCTTGAGCCGACTGTTGTCTGATGCGGGATTTCGTGTGGAAACATTGGGAATTGACGCCGATCCCGCAGCGGCCGAGCGGAGACGGGTGGTGGAAAGCGCAAAGGACGCTGATGCAGTGGTCGTGGGTCTCACCGGTGCCGTATTGCATCCACAGCAGGCGGAATTGGTCCGCCAATTGGAGGGGACAGGGAAACCGGTTATCGCCTTGGGCCTGAATACGCCTTATGATGTGGCTAAATTGCCGAGAAACACGACGTACTTGGCTTTGTACGGTTCCAATCCCGTATTGCTGGACGCAGCTGTAAAGGCGCTGACGGGTCGGATGCCGTTAAAAGGCAGACTGCCGGTCTCCATACCTGGAAAGTATGCTGCAGGAGCCGGGATGCTCATCGACCGAACGGCTCAACCGGGTCGTTAA
- a CDS encoding YtxH domain-containing protein, whose translation MAKETGGRNFLLGAVVGGLIGAAAALLLTPKTGREMREELGKRWDIAKEKGREWMEAIREQADISPEQWEQVKEVAKSKWIELRTTSDNMRKERILVDIPEMQREPSDTRKDG comes from the coding sequence ATGGCGAAAGAAACGGGTGGAAGGAATTTTTTGTTGGGGGCTGTTGTGGGTGGTTTGATCGGAGCGGCTGCCGCCTTGTTGTTGACACCCAAAACCGGTCGCGAGATGCGGGAAGAGCTGGGCAAGCGCTGGGATATAGCCAAAGAGAAAGGGCGGGAGTGGATGGAAGCGATCAGGGAACAGGCTGACATCAGCCCGGAACAATGGGAGCAGGTCAAGGAAGTGGCCAAGTCCAAATGGATCGAATTGCGTACAACGTCAGATAACATGCGAAAGGAACGGATCTTGGTCGACATCCCTGAAATGCAAAGGGAACCGTCAGACACCCGGAAAGACGGATGA
- a CDS encoding anti-sigma factor family protein, producing the protein MSCRDMDQLIQLYVDQEIGEADRMRLKSHVAECADCKRDLQDMIALVDTLENIRIKARSPQTAGGFSLVKWVAVGISIFLLAYVPYRGEHDQTPVSSLSVSSISVAQNGAEETVDPEYTILATSADTVRIPHRDTVRILTPEQWPARISTATALVYPGALRFLIDQAGSDWYRQVDRLILIKVPDADTLRMLLERVGEDWNELTGHDTVRFPTSVVITPGERPKVQFFSSPARDQDILQWASHLIRHH; encoded by the coding sequence ATGTCTTGCAGGGACATGGATCAGCTCATTCAGCTATACGTGGACCAAGAAATCGGGGAAGCCGACCGTATGCGTCTGAAGTCCCACGTGGCAGAGTGTGCTGATTGCAAACGGGACCTGCAGGATATGATCGCACTGGTCGACACACTGGAAAACATCCGGATCAAAGCCCGGTCTCCCCAAACGGCAGGCGGATTCTCACTGGTCAAATGGGTGGCGGTGGGCATATCCATATTCCTGTTGGCCTATGTTCCTTACCGCGGTGAGCATGACCAAACACCCGTATCGTCCCTGTCCGTCTCTTCCATCAGTGTAGCGCAGAACGGAGCGGAGGAAACGGTAGACCCCGAATACACCATCTTGGCGACATCTGCAGATACAGTCCGCATCCCGCATCGGGATACCGTTCGGATTCTCACACCGGAACAATGGCCGGCCCGTATTTCAACCGCGACGGCTCTGGTGTATCCCGGCGCTTTGCGTTTTCTGATCGATCAGGCGGGATCGGATTGGTACAGGCAAGTGGACCGGTTGATATTGATCAAAGTTCCCGATGCTGATACATTGCGGATGCTGTTGGAACGTGTGGGAGAAGATTGGAATGAACTCACGGGACATGATACTGTCCGGTTTCCCACTTCGGTTGTGATTACGCCGGGAGAACGCCCCAAAGTGCAATTTTTCTCCTCGCCCGCCCGGGATCAGGATATCTTGCAGTGGGCCAGTCATTTAATCCGTCATCATTGA